The window AGATGACTCCCGGAGTCCCAAAAGGGATGCAAAACTTGTTCGAGTGGATCGTCGATTTCATTCGCGGCTTTGCCGATCAGTTCATGGGCAAGAAAGTTGGACACCAGTTTGTCACGTTAACATTGACGCTGTTTCTCTACATTTTGATTTCTAATTTATTAGAGTTGTTCTTCATGGGCATGACGCACTATGTCGAACCGGTTAAGGCGCTCGGCATTACGGAAGATCTCATTCAAGAACATGAAGGACACGTGGGCGTCACATGGTGGAAGTCGCCGACGGCGACGGCCAGCGTTACCTTTTCGCTCGCATTAGTGGTTTTATTATACTCCCACTATCTCGGTTTGAAAAGGGGCGTCAAGAAGTACTTGAAGCGTTACACTCACCCGAACCCTTTCCTTGGGCCGCCGCTTGCGATCATGGAAGAGTTTTTAATTAAACCGTTGACGCTGCCTTTGCGGCTTTTCGGCAACATCTTTGCCGGGGAAGTGTTAATTTTATTCTTGTTGAATCTTGGTTTTGTCGCTGCCGCGCTGCCGCTATTGGCATGGCTCGGATATTCGGTGTTTATCGCCGGCATTCAGGCCTTTATTTTCACGGCGCTCAGCATGGTTTACATTTCTGATCACATCAGTGATGAACATTAATTTTTTCAAAGGGCTTTTATATTACGAGGAGGGAATACACACATGGATTTTGCAGTAGCTGTAGGTATCGTATTTGGACTGGCCGCCATTGGTGCGGGAATCGGAAACGGTCTCGTTATCAGCCGTACGATCGAAGGAACGGCTCGCCAGCCGGAAGCACGCGGAAGCTTGATGGGCTTGATGTTCTTGGGCATCGGACTTGTTGAGGCTCTTCCGATCATTGCCGTTGTGTTCGGGTTTATCTTATTCACGAACATCTAATTCGCGCTGACATTGCAACCGGGCGGGGGACGTCATCTGAACCTCCCGCCTTCCTTTTCGAACACACAACCCCCTGAAGGGAGTGACCGGGAACATGATAGATTTCGGAGCGGTACGGCTCGAATTCGGAACGATGATTTTCCAGGCAGCCGTCTTTATCGTGCTTTTGCTGCTCGTCAGCAAATTCGCGATGAAACCGGTGCGCGAAATGTTCAAGCAACGCCAGGAGCATATCGAAAACGAAATCAAAGCGGCCGAGTTGGCGCGCGAACGTGCCGAAGAATCGATGGAAAAACAAAAGAAAGCACTTGAAGCCGCACGCGACGAGGCTTATCAAATCGTGGCGAACGCGAAGAAACAAGCGGAATTGCAAGGCGACAAGGTTTTGAAAAATGCCGAGGAACAAGCGAACCGTTCACTGCAGGAAGCGCGCGCGGAAATTGAGCGTGAGCGTGAGAAAGCGGTGGCCGCATTGCGGGAACAAACGGCGGAATTGTCCGTCATGCTTGCTTCCAAGATTATTGAGAAGGAACTCGACAAGAAAGAGCAGCAAGCCGAGATTGACGAGTTCTTGAAACAGGTAGGCGATCGCATATGAGCGATGCCGTGACGAAACGTTACGCACGCGCCTTGTTCGAAATTGCCGAAGAACACGGAAAAGTTAAAGCAATCGATGAAGACTTGCGGGCGGTTCTCGAAGCTTTTCAGGACAAAGACGCAGGCAAAATCTTCATGCATCCGCGGCTGGATGCCGAAGAGAAGAAAAAATTGATCGATGCATTCGCCGGCAAAGTGGAAAGCGAAGTGGCGAATTTCTTGAAAGTGCTTGTCGATGGCCACAGGGAAATGGAATTGCCCGGCATCGTCAAAGCGTTTGAAAAAATGGCGAACGAGGCGCAAGGCATCGTTGATGCTGTTGTGACGACCGCCTTGCCGTTAACGAAGAAAGAAAAAAAACAGCTGGCTGATAAGTTCGGCGCGGCGTTGAATAAAGAAATACGGATCGAAGAACGTGTTGACCGTGAAGTGATCGGCGGGATGATGGTCCGCATCGGGAACCGCGTTTACGACGGAACGGTCGCAGGCAAATTGGCACGGTTCAAACAAAGTCTGACCCAAGTACGGTAGACAGGGGTGAAAATGATGAGCATCAAAGCTGAAGAGATCAGTTCGCTGATCAAAGATCAAATTAAAGATTACGAATCGAAGATCGAAGTAAGCGACGTCGGCACCGTTGTAGAAGTCGGTGACGGAATTGCTCGCGCTCACGGTCTCGACAACGCAATGGCCGGTGAACTCGTCGAATTCTCCAACGGCGTGATGGGGATGGCGCAAAACCTCGAGGAAAACAACGTCGGGATTATCATCATGGGACCTTACGAGGATATCCATGAAGGCGACGAAGTGAAGCGCACGGGCCGCATCATGGAAGTTCCCGTTGGGGAACAAATGCTCGGCCGCGTCGTGAACCCGCTCGGCCAACCGATTGACGGCAAAGGGCCGATCGAAACGACGAAAACGCGTCCAATCGAAAGCCCGGCACCAGGCGTCATGGCTCGGAAATCGGTTCATGAGCCGATGCAAACCGGTTTGAAAGTCATCGATTCAATGATTCCGATTGGCCGCGGCCAACGTGAATTGATTATCGGCGACCGGAAAACGGGAAAAACGTCGATTGCGATCGATACGATCATTAACCAGAAAGACCAAAACATGATTTGTATTTATGTCGCCATCGGGCAAAAAGAATCAACAGTAGCGGAAGTCGTGGAAACGCTTCGCGCCAACGGTGCGCTGGATTACACGATTGTCGTTTCCGCAGGTGCGTCTGAACCTGCACCGTTGTTGTTCCTTGCCCCGTACGCAGGTTGTACGATGGGTGAAGAATTCATGTACAACGGCAAACACGTCCTCGCGATTTACGACGACTTGTCGAAGCAAGCGGCCGCTTACCGTGAGCTCTCCTTGCTGCTTCGTCGTCCGCCGGGCCGTGAAGCGTTCCCGGGTGACGTCTTCTACTTGCATTCGCGTCTTTTGGAACGTGCTGCAAAATTGAACGACGATCTCGGCGGCGGTTCGTTGACGGCGCTGCCGGTCATCGAAACGCAAGCGGGCGACATTTCCGCTTACATTCCGACGAACGTCATCTCCATTACCGACGGACAAATCTTCCTTGAATCCGATTTGTTCAACTCGGGCGTGCGTCCGGCGGTAGATGCCGGTTCTTCCGTATCCCGTGTCGGCGGTGATGCACAAATTAAAGCGATGAGTAAAGTTGCCGGTACGTTGCGGCTTGACCTTGCTTCTTACCGCGAACTTGAAGCGTTCTCGCAATTCGGGTCTGACCTCGATAAAGCGACGCAAGCGAAGCTGAACCGCGGACAACGGTCGGTGGAAGTGTTGAAACAAGGGTTGCACGAAACGCTTGACGTTGAAAAGCAAGTCGTGATCTTGTTCGCGCTTTCCCGCGGATTCCTTGACAGCATTCCGGTGGAAGACATCCGCCGTTTTGAACAAGAATTGTACGATTACATGGACCAGAAGCATGACGACTTGCTCAAGCAAATTCGAGACACGGGCAAATTGCCGGACGAAGAAGAATTCAAGAACGCCATTAAAGGCTTCAAGAAAAACTTCGTGACTTCCGGGTCCTAAGAAAGTCCGGGCCGGTTCGTTCCGTCCCGGTCTTTTCCGGCGAACGACGAGCCTGAGACAAAAGGTGGTGAAGCGAAGTGGCATCCCTGCGGGATATCAAAACAAGAATTTCATCCACGAAGAAAACGCAGCAAATCACGCGCGCGCTCGAAATGGTGTCGGCGGCGAAATTCAGCCGCGCCGAGGAAAATGCGAAGAAGTATATTCCGTATACGGAAAAGATTCGCAGCGTCGTGGCGTCGATTGCGGCGGGCAACAAAGGAGCGCTCCGGCATCCGATGCTGCAGGAGCGGGAAGTGAAGAAAACCGGCTATCTCGTCATTACGGCCGATATTGGCAAAGCGGGCGGATACAACAACAATGTGCTCCGCGAAGTGCACGAAATGATCGATCGCAACCATCGTTCGAAAGACGAATACACGGTGATCGCGATCGGGAAAATGGGCTTGAATTACTTCAAGAAACGCAACATGCCCGTCGCCTTCGAGAAAATAGGCTTGCCTGACCAACCGCTCTACGACGATATTAAGAAATTGGCGAAACAAACCGTCGATTTATTTCTCGACGAGGAAATTGACG is drawn from Bacillales bacterium and contains these coding sequences:
- the atpF gene encoding F0F1 ATP synthase subunit B, which encodes MIDFGAVRLEFGTMIFQAAVFIVLLLLVSKFAMKPVREMFKQRQEHIENEIKAAELARERAEESMEKQKKALEAARDEAYQIVANAKKQAELQGDKVLKNAEEQANRSLQEARAEIEREREKAVAALREQTAELSVMLASKIIEKELDKKEQQAEIDEFLKQVGDRI
- the atpA gene encoding F0F1 ATP synthase subunit alpha, whose translation is MSIKAEEISSLIKDQIKDYESKIEVSDVGTVVEVGDGIARAHGLDNAMAGELVEFSNGVMGMAQNLEENNVGIIIMGPYEDIHEGDEVKRTGRIMEVPVGEQMLGRVVNPLGQPIDGKGPIETTKTRPIESPAPGVMARKSVHEPMQTGLKVIDSMIPIGRGQRELIIGDRKTGKTSIAIDTIINQKDQNMICIYVAIGQKESTVAEVVETLRANGALDYTIVVSAGASEPAPLLFLAPYAGCTMGEEFMYNGKHVLAIYDDLSKQAAAYRELSLLLRRPPGREAFPGDVFYLHSRLLERAAKLNDDLGGGSLTALPVIETQAGDISAYIPTNVISITDGQIFLESDLFNSGVRPAVDAGSSVSRVGGDAQIKAMSKVAGTLRLDLASYRELEAFSQFGSDLDKATQAKLNRGQRSVEVLKQGLHETLDVEKQVVILFALSRGFLDSIPVEDIRRFEQELYDYMDQKHDDLLKQIRDTGKLPDEEEFKNAIKGFKKNFVTSGS
- a CDS encoding F0F1 ATP synthase subunit delta translates to MSDAVTKRYARALFEIAEEHGKVKAIDEDLRAVLEAFQDKDAGKIFMHPRLDAEEKKKLIDAFAGKVESEVANFLKVLVDGHREMELPGIVKAFEKMANEAQGIVDAVVTTALPLTKKEKKQLADKFGAALNKEIRIEERVDREVIGGMMVRIGNRVYDGTVAGKLARFKQSLTQVR
- the atpE gene encoding F0F1 ATP synthase subunit C; this translates as MDFAVAVGIVFGLAAIGAGIGNGLVISRTIEGTARQPEARGSLMGLMFLGIGLVEALPIIAVVFGFILFTNI
- the atpG gene encoding ATP synthase F1 subunit gamma; translated protein: MASLRDIKTRISSTKKTQQITRALEMVSAAKFSRAEENAKKYIPYTEKIRSVVASIAAGNKGALRHPMLQEREVKKTGYLVITADIGKAGGYNNNVLREVHEMIDRNHRSKDEYTVIAIGKMGLNYFKKRNMPVAFEKIGLPDQPLYDDIKKLAKQTVDLFLDEEIDALHMTYNHFESAISQKVYNKKLLPLTDLDVEHAETHSYEYEPSAEEVLEGLLPQYIEGLIYGALLDAKAAEHAARMTAMRNATDNANDLIDELTLSYNRARQAAITKEISEIVGGAAALE
- the atpB gene encoding F0F1 ATP synthase subunit A, whose product is MDEFIPTFTIGGLVFSIPMMFMTVITALLVLLFTWMGTRKMTPGVPKGMQNLFEWIVDFIRGFADQFMGKKVGHQFVTLTLTLFLYILISNLLELFFMGMTHYVEPVKALGITEDLIQEHEGHVGVTWWKSPTATASVTFSLALVVLLYSHYLGLKRGVKKYLKRYTHPNPFLGPPLAIMEEFLIKPLTLPLRLFGNIFAGEVLILFLLNLGFVAAALPLLAWLGYSVFIAGIQAFIFTALSMVYISDHISDEH